ATGAAGTCGATTTTGCCCTCGGTGATCATCGCGCCGAGTTGCTGATCGCCGCCGAGCGGTCCGGATTTCAGCAGCGTGATGTGTTTGAATGCCGATCGCCCGCCGCGCGTAGCCGCCAATTTCTGGTGAATCGCCTTCTCCACCAGCTTGCCGGTCGTGCCCGTGCAAATCAGATTGTGCGCGAGCAACACTTCAAAATTCCATTCCACCCATTCGATCAAATCCTTTTTGCGATTGTCGTGCGCCACCAGCGCGACGTTTTTGGTTTTTTCCATGTGATCTCCTGATGCCTCTGCAGAACTCAATAAATAAATATGATAGTCGACGACGATCCCGCCGCAAAAGCGGTGGCCGTCGTGATCAAGCAAC
This DNA window, taken from Cytophagia bacterium CHB2, encodes the following:
- a CDS encoding methylglyoxal synthase; this translates as MEKTKNVALVAHDNRKKDLIEWVEWNFEVLLAHNLICTGTTGKLVEKAIHQKLAATRGGRSAFKHITLLKSGPLGGDQQLGAMITEGKIDFIIFFWDPMSPQPHDVDVKALLRIAVVYNIPIACNRATADFMISSPLLNEKYTPIVKDYNTYLERELEEI